The following proteins come from a genomic window of Pseudoalteromonas aliena SW19:
- a CDS encoding transglycosylase SLT domain-containing protein, whose protein sequence is MKKYLLNFAAAAFIFPLHSAEVSLDNDAFVDAEKKVRHGSYQNFKTAVNNLDHPLKPYVEKTYWQRHPNIKYQAEIESYLTIYQHTPLEWPVREAWLKYLKRKNKKAAYINNYRETSNTALTCTYLDFQLDLGAPEKAILNQVTDLWTVGKSQPAECDSLFSLWRKKGYMSKEIVWQRITLAAQGGKQSLLPYLKTLLPKGERYLADLYLKVRRDPSASAGLYRYKKKSVKEGQIALYGVKRLVWRDKELALKAWEKLEKIFKYSDEAKADVYYTFALSLASSGHNQASFWLNKVPKERLDSKLIQWQLGNMLKTQDWEGIAAFFTGKDNLSLGQQYWLAYSYEQRGEQKKADSIFVNVAANRDYYGFLAAARLGLPIELNNQALVVDQKLLDKVSNAPGFKRAKALYELKRFTAARREWNYLTNTSSDDEKLAASKLAAELDWYDSAIFTLAKIKAWDYVELRFPFAFQDVFERYSKRSKIDVAWSIAIARRESSFAPDARSHANARGLMQLLPSTAKYVNKSSVSSNRLYQPKTNIRLGSSYLQYLKKKNHGNEILATASYNAGYHRIKRWLPDEAIPAELWVELIPYRETRDYVKNVFAYRQVYHTRMGREGNVLAPLLEMKMGG, encoded by the coding sequence ATGAAAAAATATTTATTAAACTTTGCGGCAGCTGCATTTATTTTCCCTCTTCATTCTGCCGAAGTGAGTCTAGATAATGACGCATTTGTAGATGCCGAAAAAAAAGTACGTCATGGCAGCTATCAAAATTTTAAAACGGCGGTTAATAATTTAGATCACCCTTTAAAACCTTATGTTGAAAAAACCTATTGGCAGCGTCACCCCAATATTAAGTATCAAGCCGAAATAGAAAGCTATTTAACTATTTATCAGCATACGCCTCTTGAATGGCCTGTGCGTGAGGCATGGTTAAAGTATTTAAAAAGGAAAAATAAAAAAGCGGCATACATTAATAATTATCGTGAAACATCTAATACAGCGCTTACGTGTACTTACTTAGATTTTCAGCTAGATTTAGGCGCGCCTGAAAAGGCGATATTAAATCAAGTAACCGATTTATGGACTGTTGGAAAATCGCAACCCGCAGAGTGCGATAGCCTTTTTTCGTTATGGCGAAAAAAAGGCTATATGAGTAAGGAAATAGTTTGGCAGCGAATTACACTTGCGGCCCAAGGGGGGAAGCAAAGTTTATTACCTTACTTAAAAACACTGTTACCTAAAGGCGAGCGTTACTTAGCTGATTTATATTTAAAGGTGCGTCGTGACCCGAGTGCTTCAGCAGGTTTGTATCGATACAAAAAAAAGTCAGTAAAAGAAGGGCAAATAGCACTTTATGGTGTTAAGCGTTTAGTGTGGCGCGATAAAGAACTCGCTTTAAAAGCGTGGGAAAAGCTAGAGAAAATTTTTAAATACAGTGATGAAGCAAAAGCCGATGTGTATTACACCTTTGCATTATCGCTTGCTTCAAGCGGGCATAACCAAGCCAGCTTTTGGCTAAATAAAGTGCCAAAAGAGCGCCTAGACAGCAAGCTTATTCAATGGCAGCTGGGCAATATGCTTAAAACCCAAGATTGGGAAGGTATAGCGGCATTTTTTACAGGCAAAGATAATTTAAGTTTGGGTCAGCAATATTGGTTAGCTTATAGCTATGAACAACGTGGCGAGCAAAAAAAGGCTGATAGTATTTTTGTAAATGTGGCCGCTAATCGTGACTATTACGGGTTTTTAGCTGCGGCACGCTTAGGGTTACCTATAGAGCTAAATAATCAAGCGCTGGTGGTTGATCAAAAACTGCTGGACAAGGTGAGTAATGCGCCCGGTTTTAAGCGAGCAAAAGCGCTTTATGAATTAAAACGTTTTACTGCAGCCCGAAGAGAGTGGAATTATTTAACCAATACCTCTAGTGATGACGAGAAGCTCGCCGCTTCAAAGCTGGCGGCAGAGTTAGATTGGTACGATAGTGCTATTTTTACTCTCGCAAAAATAAAAGCATGGGATTATGTTGAACTGCGTTTTCCGTTTGCATTTCAAGACGTGTTTGAACGTTACAGTAAGCGCAGCAAAATTGACGTAGCGTGGAGCATTGCGATTGCAAGGCGTGAAAGTTCATTTGCACCTGATGCACGCTCGCATGCTAATGCACGTGGCTTGATGCAATTGCTACCAAGCACGGCTAAATACGTCAATAAAAGTAGTGTATCGAGTAATCGGTTATACCAACCGAAAACAAATATTAGGTTAGGCAGTAGCTATTTGCAGTATTTAAAAAAGAAAAATCATGGCAACGAAATACTCGCTACAGCTTCTTATAACGCTGGGTATCATCGTATTAAACGTTGGTTGCCTGATGAAGCTATTCCTGCTGAGTTATGGGTGGAGCTTATTCCGTATCGTGAAACTCGTGATTATGTAAAAAATGTATTTGCATATAGACAGGTTTATCATACTCGAATGGGCCGAGAAGGAAATGTACTAGCGCCGCTACTGGAAATGAAAATGGGCGGTTAG
- the fadB gene encoding fatty acid oxidation complex subunit alpha FadB, producing the protein MLYKSDSFEVSFLKENIAEFKFCATGSVNTLSQKTLSDCAAALKELAANSDIKGMIFTSDKEHFIIGADIFEFLPTFTRPEEELVVWIKNATDIFDAIEDLPFPTLSAINGLALGGGCEWALATDYRVASETAKMGLPEVKLGIMPGFGGTVRLPRIIGADNAMMWITSGAENRAADALKVGAFDAVVSTDKLLESSVSTLELAIAGKLDWQSKRNVKLQPLKLNRVEQGMSFAMAEGMVMGKTKGHYPAPVMAVRTIKAAANCTRDEAMAIENANFAKLARTPEAAAQTGIFLADQYIKGKARKFAKHSDVEIKQAAVLGAGIMGGGIAYQSAYKGTPIIMKDIQQDALDLGMGEASKLLGAKVKRGHMPMEKMLATLSKIKPTLNDSDLQSANIIVEAVVENPKVKQAVLADLEKNMPEGTVLTSNTSTICIDLLAQALDKPENFCGMHFFNPVPKMPLVEIIRGAKTSDKTINAVVDYALKLGKSPIVVNDCPGFFVNRVLFPYFAGFSKLVVEGANFAKVDKVMENVFGWPMGPAYLLDVVGIDTAFHCTGVMADGFPERMARADKDPVTIFANEKRFGQKNKAGFYKYETDRRGRLKKSHDETAIELLSPITDAPKEFDKQEIIDRCMIPMINEVLLCLQEGIVASPQEADMALVYGVGFPPFRGGAFRYLDQTGLANFVAAADKYAHLGAIYQVSEQTRKWAEEGRVFYKVEG; encoded by the coding sequence ATGTTATATAAAAGCGATTCCTTTGAAGTTAGCTTCCTAAAGGAAAACATCGCCGAGTTTAAGTTTTGTGCTACAGGTTCTGTAAACACATTATCTCAAAAAACTCTTTCAGATTGCGCAGCAGCATTAAAAGAATTAGCAGCCAATTCTGATATCAAAGGCATGATTTTTACCAGTGATAAAGAGCACTTTATTATTGGTGCCGACATCTTCGAATTTTTACCTACATTTACTAGACCTGAAGAAGAATTAGTAGTGTGGATCAAAAATGCGACCGATATTTTCGACGCAATCGAAGATTTACCATTCCCAACCCTAAGCGCCATAAACGGCTTGGCACTTGGCGGTGGTTGTGAGTGGGCACTTGCTACCGATTATCGTGTAGCAAGCGAAACAGCTAAAATGGGCCTACCAGAAGTTAAACTAGGCATAATGCCAGGGTTTGGTGGCACAGTGCGCTTACCACGCATCATTGGCGCAGATAACGCAATGATGTGGATTACTTCTGGCGCAGAAAATCGCGCAGCAGATGCCCTGAAAGTAGGCGCATTTGATGCAGTAGTTAGTACTGACAAACTTTTAGAGTCAAGTGTATCAACACTTGAGTTAGCGATTGCTGGCAAGCTAGATTGGCAATCAAAACGCAACGTAAAACTACAGCCACTTAAATTAAACCGTGTTGAGCAAGGCATGAGCTTTGCAATGGCAGAAGGTATGGTAATGGGTAAAACCAAAGGCCACTATCCTGCACCGGTTATGGCTGTGCGTACTATTAAAGCAGCAGCAAACTGTACTCGCGATGAAGCAATGGCAATCGAAAACGCTAACTTTGCTAAATTAGCACGTACACCAGAGGCTGCGGCACAAACAGGTATATTCCTAGCTGATCAATACATTAAAGGTAAAGCACGTAAATTTGCTAAGCACAGCGATGTAGAAATTAAACAAGCCGCTGTATTAGGTGCAGGTATTATGGGTGGCGGTATTGCATACCAGTCTGCTTATAAAGGCACGCCTATTATAATGAAAGACATCCAGCAAGATGCGCTTGATTTAGGTATGGGTGAAGCGTCTAAACTGTTAGGTGCAAAAGTTAAGCGTGGCCACATGCCAATGGAAAAAATGTTGGCAACACTTAGCAAAATTAAACCAACACTTAACGATTCAGACTTACAAAGCGCCAACATTATTGTTGAAGCCGTTGTAGAAAACCCTAAAGTTAAGCAAGCAGTACTCGCTGATCTTGAAAAGAACATGCCAGAAGGCACTGTACTTACTTCAAACACATCGACTATTTGCATTGATTTACTAGCGCAAGCGCTAGATAAGCCAGAAAACTTCTGTGGCATGCACTTTTTCAATCCAGTGCCAAAAATGCCATTAGTAGAAATTATCCGTGGTGCAAAAACCTCAGATAAAACAATTAATGCAGTAGTTGATTACGCGCTTAAATTAGGTAAATCACCAATTGTTGTTAACGATTGCCCAGGCTTTTTTGTAAACCGTGTTTTATTCCCTTACTTTGCTGGTTTTAGCAAATTAGTGGTTGAAGGCGCTAACTTTGCGAAAGTAGATAAAGTAATGGAGAACGTATTCGGCTGGCCTATGGGTCCAGCTTACCTACTTGATGTTGTAGGTATTGATACAGCGTTCCATTGTACTGGTGTAATGGCTGACGGTTTCCCTGAGCGCATGGCGCGTGCAGATAAAGACCCTGTTACTATTTTTGCTAACGAAAAACGTTTTGGTCAAAAGAACAAAGCCGGTTTTTACAAATACGAAACAGATCGTCGCGGTCGTCTTAAAAAGTCTCATGACGAGACAGCAATTGAGCTATTAAGCCCAATTACAGACGCACCAAAAGAATTTGATAAACAAGAAATCATCGACCGTTGTATGATTCCAATGATCAACGAAGTGCTACTGTGTTTGCAAGAAGGCATTGTTGCCTCGCCGCAAGAAGCAGATATGGCACTCGTTTACGGTGTTGGTTTCCCTCCATTTAGAGGCGGCGCGTTCCGTTACTTAGATCAAACTGGTTTAGCTAACTTTGTTGCAGCAGCAGACAAATACGCTCACCTAGGTGCGATTTACCAAGTATCTGAGCAAACTCGCAAGTGGGCCGAAGAAGGTCGTGTTTTCTATAAGGTGGAAGGTTAA
- the fadA gene encoding acetyl-CoA C-acyltransferase FadA: protein MNNPVIVDCIRTPMGRSKSGVFKHKRAEDLSAHLMKGLLDRNPAVDPASIDDIYWGCVQQTLEQGFNVARNASLLAGIPHSVPAVTVNRLCGSSMQALHDAARAIMTGAGDTYLIGGVEHMGHVPMTHGNDFHPGLATSIAQASGSMGLTAEYLATLHGISREQQDEFAYRSHQRAQAATVEGRFRREILAMEGHAADGSLILVEDDEVIRPETTVEGLSKLRPVFNPASGTVTAGTSSALSDGASAMLVMSEEKAKELGLPIRARIKAMAVAGCDPSIMGYGPVPASKKALAQAGITIDDLGVVELNEAFAAQSLPVMKDLGLMDVVDEKVNLNGGAIALGHPLGCSGSRISTSLIHLMEDKNVRYGLATMCIGLGQGIATVFERVQD, encoded by the coding sequence ATGAATAATCCAGTAATTGTAGATTGTATCCGCACACCAATGGGTCGCTCTAAAAGTGGTGTATTCAAACATAAACGTGCTGAAGACTTAAGCGCACATTTAATGAAAGGCTTACTAGATCGCAACCCAGCAGTTGATCCAGCATCAATTGACGATATTTATTGGGGTTGTGTACAGCAAACATTAGAGCAAGGCTTTAACGTAGCACGTAACGCATCATTGCTTGCCGGTATTCCGCACAGCGTTCCTGCTGTTACGGTTAACCGTTTATGTGGCTCTTCAATGCAAGCATTGCATGACGCAGCACGCGCAATAATGACCGGCGCTGGCGACACTTACCTAATTGGTGGTGTTGAGCACATGGGCCACGTACCTATGACTCACGGCAACGACTTTCACCCAGGCTTAGCAACATCAATTGCACAAGCGTCTGGCTCTATGGGCTTAACAGCAGAATACCTTGCAACGCTTCATGGCATTAGCCGTGAGCAGCAAGATGAATTTGCTTACCGTTCACATCAACGTGCACAAGCTGCCACAGTTGAAGGCCGTTTCCGTCGCGAAATTTTAGCAATGGAAGGTCACGCAGCAGATGGTTCGCTTATCTTAGTTGAAGACGACGAAGTAATTCGCCCAGAAACAACAGTAGAAGGTCTATCAAAGCTTCGCCCTGTATTTAATCCTGCATCGGGTACGGTAACAGCCGGTACGTCTTCTGCACTTTCTGACGGCGCATCTGCAATGTTAGTAATGAGCGAAGAAAAAGCTAAAGAACTTGGCTTACCGATTCGTGCACGCATTAAAGCAATGGCGGTCGCTGGTTGCGATCCATCAATTATGGGTTACGGCCCAGTACCAGCAAGTAAAAAAGCACTTGCACAAGCCGGTATTACAATTGATGACCTAGGCGTAGTAGAACTTAACGAAGCCTTTGCAGCACAATCATTACCTGTAATGAAAGATTTAGGGTTAATGGATGTTGTTGACGAAAAAGTGAATTTAAATGGCGGCGCAATCGCATTGGGTCACCCTCTGGGTTGTTCGGGTTCGCGTATTAGCACATCGCTTATTCACTTAATGGAAGACAAAAATGTACGATACGGTTTAGCAACTATGTGTATTGGTTTAGGCCAAGGCATTGCCACTGTATTTGAACGTGTTCAAGACTAA
- the tusA gene encoding sulfurtransferase TusA, with protein sequence MSFDNPDHQLDAIGLRCPEPVMMVRAAIRKMSDGETLLITADDPSTTRDIPSFCTFMDHTLVAKDAEEAPYRYVVKKGL encoded by the coding sequence ATGAGCTTTGATAACCCCGATCACCAATTAGATGCTATCGGCCTTCGCTGTCCAGAGCCTGTAATGATGGTACGTGCTGCTATTCGAAAAATGAGTGATGGTGAAACGTTATTAATAACCGCAGATGACCCATCAACAACTCGCGACATTCCGAGTTTTTGTACGTTTATGGATCATACGCTGGTGGCTAAAGATGCAGAAGAAGCACCGTATAGGTATGTGGTAAAGAAAGGGCTTTAA